The Prunus dulcis unplaced genomic scaffold, ALMONDv2, whole genome shotgun sequence genome includes the window gtcgtgaaaataatatttaacggcgtcgtattttaattttcgtcgttgtatgtctatcttgcggccttgttctgttaatatgtgtcatatttttccttttttatgaCGGTTTGTTtaagagttggtcgtctattctcatcctcggctgcttttttagttctttttgcagtacaaagacgtcgttttgtatttgttgatgacgttgtatattttaacagcGACGGTgttttagcgtcgtggtttatgagggaaaagatgacggtgaattccacgaccattgaaaaaccgaatacacgacggtggtttaccgtcgtctttttgtttttttgtagtagtgccaAGTCAAATTGCAAGAATTCTGTAGATCCAATTTCATCTGTATCGTCGCTGCCTGAGGAACAATTGAAATTCTGAAAATGCCTATAAAAGTAGTAGTACTTGGCTTCCCCCTATCAAATGGAATAATACGATTAAGTTCGTTCACAAGAGTTGCGTCCTTACCTGGAAGTAACTTCCTAGtttcaagttttttctttgtccTCCTTACTCTTAAACAAATGCAGAAGAATATAACTATTAGTACCACAGAAACGACAATTGGCACAACAATAATGATGACAGTCCGAGATCTGTTACTCTTCGATCCTGCAAAAATCAGAAATCTCATTTGCATTAATTTGAATACATACTGTTTACGAACCTAACAAAATATGCATTAGAAATCTCTTTGACCAAAATTTTTGTTGTGTGAATTATGGCAACGGTGCCTGAACTTGAAAACGAGACGACTACATCaacaaaaacttgaattgAGAGAATCAAATGTAACTCGTGTACAAATTCATGGACAATTGCTCTAATTAAGCCAACTTTATTTCTTCAAAGCATAATATTCtattgtgatatatatatgtacctCCAGTACTGGTTGACAGTGGCGGTGGAGGAGGACTAGACAGTGGCGGCGACGAAGAAGGCAATGGTCGGACAGTTGTAGGGTCATAGAAGCGATAAATCTCATACCCAACATTACAGCTGGGTTTAAAAATTCTACCACCTTGCTTCCCCTGACAACATTCTGGGATATCTCCCAAAGCACCAACCAAGCAATCACTGCAGACCTGCTCGGTCAAATCCGGCGTACACTGCGCAAGTCCATAGATTGTTTGGAAGTTGGGAGCGGTTGCAGTCCCTACCGCAAATTTTCGAAGTGAACCGTTCCCCGCAGCTTGACGACTTAGGTCCTCCAGTAGCGTCCTCAGCTCTTGAAAAAACCCGTCGACGGAGGAGGACACATTCTCTAAGTTCAACAGCCAGAAAGCAGGGAGAGTTTCCATGGCGCCGTAGATGGAGCGGTTGGCGTAGTGAAGCATGCACTGGCGATATACGCCTAAAGCTTCCTTTTGATAGGGACAGACCTGTGGGAGCTTTTGTGTGGAGTTGCTGAGGCAGTCACGGCAAATGTCCCCCGTGACATCCCCTCGACATAGCCCGATTGCGTGAACCTGGTCGGGGTTTTCCCCGTAGGATGAGTTGTAGAAGCCGTAGCCATTGCCGTCGTTGGAgggggaagaaagagaagagagaagagtgTTGAGGTTTGTCTGGTAGGTACTGTTGGGGGTGAAGCTGACGTTAGCGTTGTAACACCATTGGCCTAGAAAATCAGGCGGCTGAGCAAGGGATTGAGCGCTGATCATGAGGAACAAAACTGGAGAAAGGAAGAACAGAAATCTTAAGGAGAACATTAATGGCGCCATTCTGTTTTGTAACACGCAATCTACAACAATTAGTGAAAAGTGCAAGAATAGTTGCCTGTGTGATGATTACACGTAATATTAGAAGAAGtctcaaatttaaattctcttgtcatattgaaaaaaaagaaaaaaaaaagagagagagcataaTACATCAAAAAGAAATGTAATTTATTTCTCAAATGATATATGTCCTATAATAATACTCAGATGAAGTCCTGCCACTTCCAATTCATCAAAATACTTCTTTTGACCATTTCAaaatgttttaattaaaatgtagaTGAAGATTGGACTGGTactgattttgaaaaattgagGATTGATTGAAACGGGAGTGGTTGATGTGTCAAATGCCATTATGAGGACcaactttcttttctctctattgctttttctttccGCAACCAAATTAAACATTGGTCAAGGGAAAGGAAAATTCCACAAAAGAAACAGTTATGTACTTTTGGTTAAATTTTCCATGACAAGCGCTTTATGCGCTTTATGCATAGGAAGTTGATGAGATTGGGAAAAGATAAATTTTGGAAAACGAAATAGATTAACCACACGTATCCAAATTAGTCTCCTCTCCACTTCCAATTAacaatttgggttttttataaaattatttgggcGAAGCCAAGAACCCATAACCCTTAAAAGAATATTTCTAAAAGATTACACTCTACTTATTAAGAACCTACCTAAACAATGAAGAAACCACAAAGTTTAAaggaaaaattaatcaaaGGGATCCTAAATTACATcaatataatttctttttcatatattaGGTTCCATAAATCATCAAAGCCTCATTTTCTGGTGCTTTGTTAAAGTTATTCTTGTATTGAACCAACCCTGTTGTCCTGGAATTGCCCTCCGATCCCAAAGACATGTCGAATTCAACGGTACTGTGCATAAAAAATGCTGGCTGTGAGGGCACAGGGAGACTGAGGGAGTAGCTATTCAGCATCACAATAACAGAAGCCATGGTTGGCTTATCAGCTAcattttcttgaacacataaTAATCCAATGTGGATGCATCTCATTATTTCACTCCTTGAACCAGTCCTCAAGGTGGGATCTATTAGATTTGAAGCTGCCCCTTCCCTCCAATTTTTCCATGCCTAcaataatttatgaattagaataaattaattcgggataaaaatttgtttctttcattCCATTCAATTTCACAAATATAAATACTCACATAATTTAAAAGATCCTCCACATTCTCTCCACAACGAAAACAACTatttttctgcccacttaCAATCTCTAAAATCAACCCGCCAAAACTATAGACATCGGACTTAACAAAAAGCTGTCTATGCATTACATACTCTGGAACCATATATCTGATGTATATACCAATAAGAAGGTCAATATTGACTAGCATGGACGAAGATTTTGAAAATCATTGATATATCATGAGATGAGTAAAATAAAAGCCACATATATAGCATGGTTAAGTACTTACTAGGTCCCCACATATATAGCATGGCTGGTAATGTCATGTGTTTGGTCAAGCATGAACGATCTTGCCATGCCGAAATCAGAAATTTTGAAGTTTATTTCAGTATCTATTAAGATATTATTAGCTTTCATGTCATAATGAATATTTTTTAAGGTAAGAATCTTCATGGAGATAAAGAAGCCCATGTACAATGCCTACTATGACTTTGTAGCGCATATCCAAATCCAGTTGTGTACACTTGATTCGATGGGTTATGATGTTTGTTTAATGTCATAATTTTATGATTAGTGCCTACGTTCACAACTATTCACACGGGTAGAAATACGGTGGGCATAAGTCCGTGCCTTTTggcccaaaaaataaaattaaaaagaaaaaaggtccGTGCCTTTAGAACAGTTTTCTACTAGTGGGACAATGTAAGAATTCCCTGCT containing:
- the LOC117613511 gene encoding cysteine-rich repeat secretory protein 38-like, encoding MAPLMFSLRFLFFLSPVLFLMISAQSLAQPPDFLGQWCYNANVSFTPNSTYQTNLNTLLSSLSSPSNDGNGYGFYNSSYGENPDQVHAIGLCRGDVTGDICRDCLSNSTQKLPQVCPYQKEALGVYRQCMLHYANRSIYGAMETLPAFWLLNLENVSSSVDGFFQELRTLLEDLSRQAAGNGSLRKFAVGTATAPNFQTIYGLAQCTPDLTEQVCSDCLVGALGDIPECCQGKQGGRIFKPSCNVGYEIYRFYDPTTVRPLPSSSPPLSSPPPPPLSTSTGGSKSNRSRTVIIIVVPIVVSVVLIVIFFCICLRVRRTKKKLETRKLLP